A stretch of Fulvia fulva chromosome 4, complete sequence DNA encodes these proteins:
- a CDS encoding 37S ribosomal protein S23, mitochondrial, whose product MASPMCLRCLKRSLIDVESSLPSNAVQRAAFSTSSPLCRNSVVLKKKAVVAKPATRAGRTLRLTKNTRVGTTRPPAVGERKAIKKRVVLSNTNALDVAGLQDLTGAYADIQAAEGKVLGLPDATVDALRALEAFKPTQAWSLFRRPASLIRKDSVELAGDIAWVAENGEGRVVRKVLYGERGSGKSVLQLQALAVAQLKKWVVVHIPEAKDMADAHTSYQPIETPNGSFYEQPHYTAKLLENLGKANQDLLSNMSVTQQHDLPIQLKLDTSLAHLAAVGAKDPDLAWPIWQALWSELLAPSQNGKGPQRPPVMVTCDGVDHIMRLSAYLNSESELIHAHELVLVQHFISLLSGKTPMPNGGMVLAAISQSNRAAAQTLDTALTRNNHIQMLQRMDIDPEQPAQEVKRLLKGKGIKRSLEERELFQQELAYWKKLVLPEWDPYVTYDKWVQDAMQSVGAQKVEGLSKQEARGVMEYYAHSGMLRSTVTAGLVSEKWTLAGGGIIGHIEQGSVRARF is encoded by the coding sequence ATGGCGTCGCCGATGTGCCTGCGATGCCTGAAGCGCTCTCTAATCGACGTCGAATCCTCATTACCCAGTAATGCCGTCCAGCGGGCTGCCTTCTCGACCTCATCGCCCCTGTGCAGGAACTCGGTGGTGCTCAAGAAGAAGGCCGTCGTTGCGAAACCAGCAACGCGAGCGGGAAGGACGCTGCGCCTGACCAAGAACACGCGCGTAGGGACGACGAGACCGCCGGCCGTTGGCGAACGGAAAGCGATCAAGAAACGCGTGGTACTCAGCAACACCAATGCGCTGGACGTGGCTGGTCTCCAGGACTTGACCGGTGCATATGCAGACATACAGGCAGCCGAGGGCAAAGTGCTCGGTCTTCCAGATGCCACTGTGGATGCGCTGCGAGCACTGGAAGCGTTCAAGCCGACGCAAGCATGGAGTTTGTTCAGACGGCCGGCGAGCTTGATCAGGAAGGACTCCGTAGAGCTGGCGGGCGACATCGCGTGGGTCGCCGAGAATGGTGAGGGCAGAGTGGTGCGCAAAGTGCTGTATGGTGAGCGTGGCAGTGGCAAGAGTGTGCTCCAGCTTCAAGCACTCGCGGTGGCACAGCTGAAGAAGTGGGTTGTGGTGCATATCCCAGAGGCCAAAGACATGGCCGATGCGCATACCTCCTACCAGCCCATCGAGACGCCCAATGGCTCCTTCTACGAGCAGCCGCATTACACGGCGAAACTGCTGGAGAACTTGGGCAAAGCCAACCAGGACCTCCTCAGCAACATGTCCGTGACGCAGCAACACGACCTGCCAATCCAGCTGAAACTCGACACCTCTCTCGCTCACTTGGCTGCCGTTGGCGCAAAAGATCCAGACCTGGCATGGCCCATCTGGCAAGCACTTTGGAGTGAACTTCTGGCACCATCGCAGAACGGCAAAGGTCCGCAACGACCACCGGTCATGGTCACCTGCGATGGTGTTGACCACATCATGCGCCTATCCGCCTACCTCAACTCCGAATCCGAGCTGATCCACGCCCACGAGTTGGTTCTTGTGCAGCACTTCATCTCACTTCTGTCCGGCAAGACCCCGATGCCCAATGGAGGCATGGTCCTCGCAGCTATATCGCAATCGAATCGCGCGGCCGCTCAAACTCTCGACACTGCTCTCACCAGGAACAACCACATCCAGATGCTGCAGCGGATGGACATTGATCCCGAACAGCCGGCCCAAGAGGTAAAGAGGCTGTTAAAAGGCAAAGGCATAAAACGCAGTCTGGAAGAGCGAGAACTGTTCCAGCAGGAACTTGCATACTGGAAGAAGCTGGTACTGCCAGAGTGGGATCCATACGTCACCTACGACAAGTGGGTGCAAGACGCAATGCAGTCGGTCGGTGCCCAGAAAGTCGAAGGACTGAGCAAACAGGAGGCACGAGGAGTGATGGAATACTACGCGCACTCTGGCATGCTGCGGAGCACAGTGACCGCCGGTCTGGTGAGCGAGAAATGGACGTTGGCAGGAGGAGGTATCATTGGACACATCGAGCAGGGGAGTGTACGCGCTCGGTTTTAG
- a CDS encoding ATP-dependent DNA helicase pfh1 codes for MHKTSFVRRGYNTPATNTLPSRGNHSPSYNNNAFELVTASTATGGIHPAVHPAPITTPESTRKPVAAPDKPAGQCGKKGHLGETCWRTHPELRQARKEEVAEKQSIRNATAHISVKASWRLRPSEVPLSCKKIYCVLKRVKPGFYYEYYGPDGAEAQVRGVQDSLHKSLPQGTGKKITRDRVGEYVTAAVKYMNHDSTACDYGCGGQCAVARPEVPADSTTRSADATPAAVAGIKVTNRSRNCTRNHLICRDCGHRPPMEKGRVCQECFDSDETSTRLTSAVTQYSLSEEQYEVLKLAAQGRNVFFTGAAGTGKSRVLEAIVRYLNKSGLSPQVVAPTGMAALQVYGSTIHTFAGWTVKLAKGSPEELSKAAKMPKNYRRFYRIDVLIIDEISMVENDMLSRLSYVLQEALQRAQPDRPPFGDMQVIITGDFYQLPPVLPFETCLKCGEQLEGWKSQKEDVYRCKHHGEFRDEDKYAFASPVWQACNFANVELLQVHRQSDVYFTRLLHKMRKGIDWTSDQEKELLNHENDVVFDEAVKLCPLRREAEAINDAHMEALNTPSHTYSSVDDLTWVRQHPEFLDARRPDGMTTAPLHALFRHRYQDSLELKEGMLVILTRNISTKEKLVNGSTGKIIGFTDMNDETMPRAKKNNKDETRNGEELITGVHRRYAEDKIRYFKDQAEDKLWPIVRFKDGREIPIYADCCVTELGRDEPYSLLSRTQIPLIAGWALSIHKSQGMTLDNVVTSLDKCFAPGQAYVAMSRARSLRNMLIQSLPPKSMLLPDQTVHDFMERTFGGIKLEELVGGEEDDRMQDVKAESDAEEFHDAMDYVEVIPPDMLSDREGDDDSDDFGELDEEYVELLDL; via the coding sequence ATGCACAAAACCTCTTTCGTTAGGCGGGGATATAACACGCCCGCTACCAACACTCTACCCTCTCGTGGGAATCATTCGCCCAGCTACAACAATAATGCTTTCGAGCTTGTGACCGCAAGCACGGCAACGGGTGGCATACATCCAGCAGTGCATCCCGCTCCCATCACCACTCCCGAGTCCACGCGAAAGCCTGTCGCTGCTCCCGACAAGCCTGCAGGTCAATGTGGCAAGAAAGGCCATCTCGGGGAGACATGCTGGCGGACACACCCTGAACTCCGTCAAGCTCGCAAAGAAGAAGTTGCCGAGAAGCAAAGTATCAGAAATGCCACCGCACACATCTCGGTCAAAGCTTCCTGGAGATTGAGACCTTCGGAAGTACCGTTGTCGTGCAAGAAGATCTATTGCGTTCTGAAACGAGTCAAGCCTGGCTTCTACTACGAGTACTACGGACCGGACGGAGCCGAAGCGCAGGTAAGAGGTGTTCAGGACAGTCTCCACAAATCTCTCCCCCAAGGCACTGGTAAGAAGATTACTAGAGACAGGGTCGGTGAGTATGTTACTGCCGCGGTGAAGTACATGAATCATGATTCTACTGCCTGCGACTACGGATGTGGCGGGCAGTGCGCAGTTGCACGACCCGAAGTGCCAGCAGATTCGACAACTCGGTCTGCTGATGCTACACCTGCTGCCGTCGCAGGCATCAAAGTGACCAACCGATCGCGCAACTGTACTCGGAATCATCTCATTTGCAGAGATTGTGGCCACCGTCCTCCCATGGAGAAGGGTAGAGTCTGTCAGGAATGCTTCGACTCCGATGAAACCTCGACTCGTCTGACTTCAGCAGTGACGCAGTACAGTCTGTCCGAGGAGCAATACGAAGTGCTGAAGCTTGCTGCTCAAGGTCGAAACGTCTTCTTCACTGGCGCTGCTGGCACAGGAAAATCTCGGGTGCTTGAGGCCATCGTGCGCTATCTTAACAAGAGCGGACTGTCGCCTCAAGTTGTCGCTCCTACTGGCATGGCAGCATTGCAAGTGTACGGATCAACCATACACACTTTTGCAGGCTGGACCGTGAAACTGGCCAAGGGCTCACCAGAGGAGCTCAGCAAGGCCGCGAAGATGCCCAAAAACTATCGACGCTTCTACCGAATTGATGTTTTGATCATCGATGAGATCAGTATGGTGGAGAATGACATGCTCAGTCGGCTCTCATACGTTCTGCAGGAAGCTTTGCAGCGGGCACAGCCAGACCGCCCTCCTTTCGGAGACATGCAGGTCATCATCACCGGAGACTTTTACCAACTGCCGCCCGTTCTGCCATTCGAGACCTGTTTGAAATGCGGCGAACAACTTGAAGGATGGAAGAGCCAAAAGGAAGACGTCTACCGGTGTAAGCACCATGGCGAGTTCCGAGATGAAGACAAGTACGCGTTCGCAAGTCCTGTCTGGCAAGCTTGCAACTTTGCCAACGTCGAGCTGCTTCAGGTGCATCGTCAATCGGATGTGTATTTCACCAGGCTGCTTCACAAGATGCGGAAAGGAATTGATTGGACGTCGGACCAGGAGAAGGAATTGTTGAACCACGAGAACGATGTTGTCTTTGACGAAGCTGTCAAGCTGTGCCCGCTGAGGCGAGAAGCAGAAGCTATCAACGACGCACACATGGAAGCGCTGAACACGCCTTCCCATACTTACAGCAGCGTGGATGACTTGACCTGGGTCAGACAACATCCAGAATTCTTGGACGCACGACGACCCGATGGCATGACAACGGCTCCGCTGCATGCGCTCTTCCGACACCGCTATCAAGACAGTCTAGAGCTCAAAGAAGGAATGCTCGTGATTTTGACCCGAAACATTAGCACCAAGGAGAAGTTGGTCAACGGCAGTACCGGCAAGATCATCGGCTTCACAGATATGAATGACGAGACCATGCCTCGTGCCAAGAAGAACAACAAGGATGAAACCAGGAACGGCGAAGAGCTCATCACTGGTGTACATCGTCGCTATGCCGAAGACAAGATCCGATACTTCAAAGATCAAGCTGAAGACAAGCTTTGGCCGATTGTGCGGTTCAAAGACGGACGAGAGATACCAATATACGCCGACTGCTGCGTCACTGAGCTCGGAAGAGATGAACCATACAGTCTGCTGTCGCGCACACAGATTCCGCTTATCGCTGGCTGGGCGCTTTCTATCCACAAGTCACAAGGCATGACACTGGACAATGTGGTCACGAGCTTGGACAAGTGCTTCGCGCCAGGTCAGGCATACGTGGCCATGTCGAGAGCTAGATCGTTGCGGAATATGCTGATACAGTCTTTGCCGCCGAAGTCGATGCTGCTGCCAGATCAGACTGTGCATGACTTCATGGAGAGGACTTTCGGCGGTATCAAGCTCGAAGAGCTTGTGGGTGGTGAAGAGGATGACCGGATGCAGGACGTGAAGGCGGAGAGTGATGCGGAAGAATTCCACGACGCGATGGACTATGTCGAGGTTATACCGCCGGACATGCTGTCTGATCGCGAAGGTGATGATGACAGTGACGATTTTGGTGAGCTCGACGAGGAGTATGTTGAGTTGCTGGACCTTTAG